Part of the Grus americana isolate bGruAme1 chromosome 12, bGruAme1.mat, whole genome shotgun sequence genome is shown below.
CAGAAAACGCGGGAGGTACCCCCTTTAACCTGCCTGTGAACGGacactgctctgctgcctgcaaaaccagacCCTGCCTTGTCCTTTCATATCGCCCCTTTAAGTTAAGTAGCACATTAAATTTTCAATTAATATGCATGCAGGTAGGAAGCACCAGGCTGCCTCAAAGGAAATCCAGGCTTTGCTTCCTTGCACTATACAGAGCTGCGGGGTTGCTCGCTACGGACCCCTGCGCATCGCACAAGGACAGGCGCTCTGCTTCTGTGAAACAGCAACATCCCGTAGCGAAGGCACGACAGCAGTGGGGAAACAAAGTATGGAATGAGAAAGTAAAGCCCCTGAACAAATAACCGCCTGGACTTGTATGATGCCATACACCTCCCTCTGCGCAGTAAGCAAGGACTTGAGATGCTCCTTCTGATATCTGATTCCTTCTGCCAGTGTGCGGGGACTCTGTGTTCTAGAGCAAAGCCTGTCACCGTAGCGTGAAATACACCTCACTTGGCAGGACACGTGTCAGGGAACACCTTCCCCGCATAAACAGCACCCTTGGGCTGTGAAGGAGACAGGTAGCAAACAGCGCGAACCTAAGAAGAGTCGGGAACGTGGCAAGGAAGAGTCAAGTCTCTGACCGGTAGGTGAAGAGAAAGGGGTAAAATGCTGCCACATCAGACACCACGTAGCGAACAGGATGGTCTGTGCGTGCAGGCAGCACactccagcagcccctgcacacccaGCAGGCGGAAAACACAGCGACTCCATCGCTGCTTTGAGCACAGAGGGGAGGCGGACAGTGGGTTCCTCTAGCCCAGAGGTCCAACACGCGGCTCTGGCAGGGATCCACACCTCTTTCCACTCCCTTCAGTatccaaaggaggcagaggaacaCCACTGGCTTAGTGCTCTTACCAGTGTGTGCACCTCAACCGTAGCTGAGCAGCAGTGAAACTCCAGGGCGTGCGCTCGTAGGTGAGGAATAGCCAGTCCAGCTGATCTGAGTGGTCAGCACCGGTCAGAGCGAGGAGCATTACCTTCACCATCAAAGGGATATAGCCTCCTCCACCTGAGTGCCTGCCGCAAAGCCTAGGGGTCCTGGTTGTTTCTTAGGTGCACTCGATGCAGTGGCATTAGCAACCAAAGATTGCTTGTGTTAACCCCGCTCCTGGAGGGGATTCCACCCCCGCGAGCCAGGCATTTGTCAGTGGATCGCTGCAGCTCGTACCCGAAGATGATGCAGATTCTTTAGCTAGCGCAGGACACAGTGGTCTGCCTTCTCCGAACACGTGGGCTGGCCCCCTGTCCCTCCTCTGGCTGCCAGCCAGCTGACAGTGCCACTGTAATGCCCAGGTCCTTGTCTCCAAAGCCGGCAATGGCTCTAGGCCACAACTTCTGAATCCAAAATACAGAAGCTCACCTATCTGAGGGCCGAGCAAGCAGTCCCTGAGGGAAACCAGCTTCTGGACAGAAGACAGACACTCTTAAGGGAAAACCCTCCCGAATGCTGCTGCACTCAGACCTCCTTCTCAGGCTCTGTTTGGAACAGGCATCAGCAGGAGACAGTCTGAGAGCGCCCTTGAACAGCGAAGGTGCCAGGAGGCCCATCAGAAACTTTACTCCTGGTCTCACAGAGGCACCCAGACACTGCAGCAATAGCGTAACTGTGCCAGAGCAGAAACAGAGCTTGGAGATCAGGTGGTAGGAGGACAGCGGCCACCTCTACTACTTCTCACAGTGCCTCAGCAGCATCTCAGCCTCTCCTGAGGATGGTCGATCTGAGCACCGAtgtggcagaaggcagcaggtcCATATCCACTACATCACCTCCAAGAGAACAGCCCGAGGGTACGGAGGGCTGGCAGAAGTGTTTCCCCCAACACTCTGGCTCGGACATGCTCTCTGCAACCATGACAGAAGTTACTTGCGGGGACGCTCCTTCGCAGCTACGAGCTACTGGCCAGCTGTCAGCACACACCCCGAGACACCAGTGCACTGCTGGGTGAATCCCAGCCTTACTTCCAACAGCCTCAAACTGCCCCTGCACGGACAGAGAGGAGGGACCGTGGAAACTGCTAAACCCCAGAGAAACACAGATCACAGATTTAGTTTTGACCACCTGGTCTGGGAAGTTACAGGAGAAAACGCAAGAGCAGAGCTAGAGCAGTGAGCAGGACACAGGCAGGTGTCCTCCCAGCAAAGCTGCAAATACGAACCACAGAGGGGGATTTCTCCATCGCTTGCAGACACTCTAGCTTTGTTAATCCTCTCCCTTGTGCTCCCTAGTGCAAGCTTGCAAGTTGCCTTAATAAAGCAAGACAAAGCCTAAAGAAGCCCAGTTGAATTGTGATGGCTCCATGTCCCTCTACTTTAGCCAGGAATGCTGAACACCACTCCCAGGGGCCCACGCTTGtccagaaatatttcactgtgCTACCTCGTCCGATTCTCATTTTCCCACGCCCTCTGTCTTAATCTGAGGGCAAGATCAGTATCTAATTAGCCACATAAGCTGCTGTTTCCTACTCAGAaatttactgtaaatatttttgaaagaagagcTGATCAATTGAAGTGGCCCGTGCTGTGGACATCAAGCCATTAATAATGATAGAGTTTCATCATTacaaaaatccccccaaaataacccacccaccccaaaaTCCCACGCACAACAGAAAAggcaacaaaccaaaaaacccccatgttgATCCCCAGCCTGGTACCAGAAACCCCTTCCCAGATTGTACCTGCTTTGGATTTTCGCCTCCTGTGGGGGTAGCCCACTCGCTCCTCCTCTCGCTCCGTCAAATATTCCCCTGTCTGGTATTTCCGACTTTTCTGTcgtctccttttcttccttttgatgtGGCtgtcatcttcctcctcctcattgGGCTCCCACAGCTGCCTGGGTGATTCCACTCTCCAGGGCAGCTCCCGGGTCCTCCTCGTGTAACAGCTGCTCCTCTCGGACAGAGACCTGTCCCGGGCTCTGCGACTGTGATAGCGTGACGTCCTGTGGGATTTTCGTAGCTTGCGACGTTTCAGGGatgtctcttcctcctcctcctcctcctcctcctcctcctcctcttcctcctcctcttcttccggATCCTCCTCCAGCAACGGTAAAATCTCCTGACCAGTCACATCGCACTCTCCCGTCACACTAGCAGAAGAGCCAGCGATGCTTCCTGCAAGACAGTGGGATTCCTAGCTGACAAAAAAGCCAGgagtatctacaagaaaagcCCTGCAAGGCAGGACAGAAGACAGGCACAAGGCCAACTAACCAGGGAAGCGCTCACGGCCCACCCAGGGCTCCCATCTGGGTCCCCTGGCACCAACTCACCCGACTGACTGCGCGTCCGGCTGCTCAGCACCACCGGAATGAAATCCCGAAAGTTGTTCTTGGGCTTCTTCTCAAGGTAACCTGTAGGAAAAAGTGAGCCTTGAGAAAACATGCCGCAGATCTGTGCACGCGCATCTGCTGGCCTGGGAAGGGCAGTCCAGCACCACGCTGCAGCTCTGTTTTGGATCCCAATCCGCTATGGGAAGCCACCAGCTCCAGAGGTCATTCAGCTTCAGGAGAGCGGTGGCTTGGTCCCACGGGTGTCGGGGCAACAGGAACCACTGCAGCCTGACCCTGGAAGAACGCATTGCCATTCACAGAAGTACCTTCCTCATGGCTATCCCCGCGGTGCGCCGGAGATGGGAACTCTGTCTTCGCTGGCCTCCTGCGCTTACGCTTTACCCTGAGGCTGTTGTGATCCTTCACTGATCCCAGGCTGGTTCGGCCTTCTCTCTTGCTGAGTTCATGCGGACTGTCATGGTGTTTTCGCCACTGTGAACAGAGGACACAGGCTGAAGCTTGAGCTGCCGACTGATTGAGCTGGAGTGGCAAAGGAGAAGGGACAAAACGCTGTCCCCCACTCATCATGCTGGTGCCCTCCAGCATATTTAACACCCCAGATCCATATTTTTCACCCCAGATCCATTTTTCCTCTAGATAACCTGCAGACATGGGTACATTCGTCCATGCCAGAGCATGGGCGGAAAGCCCTATGTGCTCAGCTGCTCTCCCCTGCGAGAgctccctcctcaccccaaCCTTGCCTGCTAACCTTTGCCATAACCCAACAGCCCCAGCCCGTCCCACACACCTTCCGGCCATGCACGCTCCGGCTCCCCGATTTGCCTGGGGACTCCTCGCCGTCCTGGGCCTGGCACTTCAGTCTCTTGTGGGCCTGCCGGGCGTCCCCATCATGCTGCCGCTTGGACTTGCAGCGCACGCTGCCCTCTTGCTTGATTTGGCCTGCTCCTTTGAGCTTGACCTCGGCAAAGGCCTGGGAAGCAGTCCCAGCTCGCAGGCAAGTCACAGAAGTAAACGACATGTCGCACTCCACTCGCTCCTTCTTGACCCTGCACAGATCCACCTGACGCACGCACTGGAGGGGCTCTGCAGCTGGTGGCTCCTGGGAGCCTTCGCAGCCCAGCTCCTTGCGTTGACCCTCCGCGGGCAGAGTGGGCACCTCTGAAATCATTCgcaggctctgctgcccagccgCGGGCAGATCATGCGACAAATATGCCGCTAACACTTGGTTTTTAGGCTTTGCATCCAACTGTTTGAGGCTACAGCTCCCCTGGGGAGCCTCAGTTTGTACATTGTCCTCCTTGCTGGAGTCAGCCTCTGGTTGATCGCTCTCTTGACTCTTGTGAGGGTTGTCCAGCTTTCCCTTTCCGCCTTTCACATCCAAAGCACTGGTCTGCAGCGATGGACCTGCATCCAGCGGGGCTGGATTGGCCGGCTCCTCGTAGAGCTTGGGCAAGGCTCGGCAGCTCTTGCTCTTGGCTGCAGCTTCCCGTTCCTGAGGTgggagcctgggcagcccctcagGCAGGCTCTGGGCGGCCGCGCTGGACTCTGTGGGCTGCACGCTTGGGAACGTCGGGAGCTCACCTGCACCAGCTGGCTTGCAGGAGCTGTTCTGGTTTGGGGGCAGCTGCCCTGTCGTGGAGATGCCAATTGAAAGCAGGGGGGTTTGATGATAAGGAGACCAGCCGAGAGGCAGAAGCTGAGGATTGGAAGGTTTTCCGTTCACGGGGCATCGCGGGTACACACTTCCCTGGCCGGGATTCCAGGTGGAGATGTCCTTGGACTGACACAAAGGAGCTCCCGGAGCAACTCTGCCATGAAGAAGTCTCCTGGCAGGATCCTGCTGTCCTTCTGTGCTGACCTGGTTGGCTTTCTTCCCACAGGGAACCCCAGCGCTGCGAGGCTCTCCCTGATCGATGATGGAAATAGGCTCCTGCTTGGGAAGGTGGCGCGGGTCCCTGCTGAAGCTCACACCGGGGTCCTTGCTGAGCAGGAGCGAGGCAGGCACTGGGTTGGCGACGCCAACGTAGGTGCCCGGAATGGTGCTGATGAGCGTGGTGTTCTTCACCCAGGACCCCTGCTCACCATTGCGCAGGAACTCAGGGAAGATGACCAAGGGAGGGGTGGTGCCGAGACACGAGGTGACGCTGCTGCCCGTAGTCTGGGCCGCGCGCTGGGACTTGGACAGGACGGTGGTGAGAAGCGCTTTGCCGCTGGTGTGCACGGGTGTGAGGATGGGCATAGGAGGTGTTTTGCGTTGACTGGGCGGAGGCAGTTTCTGACGATTGGACTTGGAGGAGAGATCGAGAGGCATCTCGCTGCACTCTGGAGAGGAGACCATCTCGCGCTCGAGCTGCGGAGGGGACTTCAGAGGAGAGAGCGAGGTGGCAGCCCCCGGTGCATGCGGCTCCGCCGGGGCTCTGGCGTGCGCACCGGTGCCGGAAGAGGGAGCAGCGCTCCCGCACGGAGCTGCCAGCGGAGGCTGGCTGGTTGAGAGGGAAGGGCCGGCGGTGGACGGGGGAGCACCCTCGGCAGCAGCCTGGGCGCCGCTTCCGCCTGAGGGCGAAGGGCAGCTAAGCTGATTCACCTCCACGGACACCACTTTGGCATCTGACGCCAAGGGTCTGGTGACGGAGAAGGTGTAGGGGTAGGAGCGCAACTCTGGAGAAGCGATAATGCCCGGCAGGCAACGCTCGTGTAGGTAGGAAGGCAGGACGGGGAGGGTGAGCGTGGAGGAGACCCCCAAGGTGGCTGGAAGCGTAGCCACGCTGAGCGGCTGCCCGCAGCTGGGTGGTGGGATGTACACCAGCGACTGGCTTGGGCTCAGAACTGCCCCGGGCTGAAAGGACAGGGGCATTTTTTGCATAGCAGGGGCCGGAGATGTGGGAAAGCACACTCTGTTCAAAGTAAAAGTAGCGGGAGTGGAGGCAGAAGTGTTGCAGCTGGAGACAACCACAGACAACGTCCCTTCTGCCAGCACGCCTGGCCCTTGTGCTCCAGCGCTTGGGGtggttttctccttcccagcaggtTCGCTCTCCGGAGCCACggagcaggctggaggagcaTCAGCCTGCTTGTCGCTGTGAGGATCTGCAGGTGTCCAGGCAGCATCAGCCCCACTGCTCTCCTGCTCGGCAGCTCTGGGGACCGCAGGCTCCTGCCCTCTGCCATCCCCCTGGCTCCCCAGAGGGCCCAGGGCATCGTCTTTCACAGTCTTTCCCGCACACTCCGGGTTTGAGTTGGGATCAGGTGGCTGTTCTTCCAGTTTGGGCCCAAGCTTTTCCTCCACCTTGCCATCAGCATCCAGCCCCTGGGCGCTGCTGCCACCACCGCTGACTGCTGTGAGCTCCACCTACGACAAGAAGGGAGAAGGCGTTCCTGAGAGCTGTGCAAGCGGCTCCTAGCCAAGCAGCAGGACCTTTTCTCTAGCCCCCCCCAGGACACAGAAGTGGCAAACAGCTCTTGCCGAACTAGAGCATTGCTTTGCCTTACTGCACCTAGGTGCACCCCTCTTGAGAAGGAGCCTGCAGGACCCATTAGGGGAGATGGTCTTGCTTGGCCTGTTCCATCAGGGAAAGGCCTTCTTGGACCCAGGCATGCACGCAAGGAGCTCACCTTGGAAAGGCTGCTGCTGACGCAAAACTCTTGAGACCCCaagtgctgggagctgctcGTTTTAGACTCCTCATCAGAAAGGGGGGCTCTCCTAGCCGAGGAACAAGACAGAGCATTACAAAACCCCAAGATACCCTCCCAGCATCCTACCCCTCCCACGTGCCCGCTCGAGGTACACGGCTCCTCATCACCGCATCTACCAGCCACTGCAGACCGAGGGGGTGAGGAGCACCGCTGTCCACTGCAGTCCTCCCCCTCCTGGAGCTCTGTCCGCCGGACAGCACCTCCTCACACATAGATGCTCGCCCTACAGCTCCTACGGGCCTGACAGGACTTTCTCCATGGCCCAGCAGCTCTTCCTTACCCATGGCCATTGTGACCCCCCCAGTCTCAGCACAggccagcccagccctcccTGACTGTGCTCCATCACACTCGCTCCTGTCCCCTCCGCTTCGCGTTCTGCCCCAGCACACATTTCCAGCCCCATCCTCTGAGCCCCATCCTGCTTGTCTCTTCTTCCCCAGGCACCTCCTCACTCCCGTTCCTCCATCTCCCAGCCACGCTCACTCCCTGCCCGGGACATCCCACCCCAGCCTCGGGTGGAGATCTCCCTCCAGCCCACGCTGCCTGTGACGGGAGCAGCGGGTGTCCGCAGCCCCCCCGGTGTGCCATGTCCTGCTGGCCTGCACATTTGGCCTTTTCTCTTTGGAAGACAGTTGCTGAGGGGAAAGCCTGGATTCAGGGTAAGGATTGTGAACTCCACGGAAATGGGGCACACTATGCTTACGATCTATTGAGGAGACCGGACAGGAGATCGCGCTTGTATGCGCAGTGCCCTGCCCCAggatgctcctgccccagcagtaTTTACCCGATGGCGATTCTCTGGTCTTTAAGGGTCATTTAGAGAAGCTGCTGGTGCCAGGATAAAACAGCTCAAGTTTAGTTTCTGCCGGTGATGCAATTTCTTTGGGATTTGCTCCCCTACCC
Proteins encoded:
- the BCORL1 gene encoding BCL-6 corepressor-like protein 1; this encodes MISTAPLYSGVHNWTSTERIRMCGLNEERRAPLSDEESKTSSSQHLGSQEFCVSSSLSKVELTAVSGGGSSAQGLDADGKVEEKLGPKLEEQPPDPNSNPECAGKTVKDDALGPLGSQGDGRGQEPAVPRAAEQESSGADAAWTPADPHSDKQADAPPACSVAPESEPAGKEKTTPSAGAQGPGVLAEGTLSVVVSSCNTSASTPATFTLNRVCFPTSPAPAMQKMPLSFQPGAVLSPSQSLVYIPPPSCGQPLSVATLPATLGVSSTLTLPVLPSYLHERCLPGIIASPELRSYPYTFSVTRPLASDAKVVSVEVNQLSCPSPSGGSGAQAAAEGAPPSTAGPSLSTSQPPLAAPCGSAAPSSGTGAHARAPAEPHAPGAATSLSPLKSPPQLEREMVSSPECSEMPLDLSSKSNRQKLPPPSQRKTPPMPILTPVHTSGKALLTTVLSKSQRAAQTTGSSVTSCLGTTPPLVIFPEFLRNGEQGSWVKNTTLISTIPGTYVGVANPVPASLLLSKDPGVSFSRDPRHLPKQEPISIIDQGEPRSAGVPCGKKANQVSTEGQQDPARRLLHGRVAPGAPLCQSKDISTWNPGQGSVYPRCPVNGKPSNPQLLPLGWSPYHQTPLLSIGISTTGQLPPNQNSSCKPAGAGELPTFPSVQPTESSAAAQSLPEGLPRLPPQEREAAAKSKSCRALPKLYEEPANPAPLDAGPSLQTSALDVKGGKGKLDNPHKSQESDQPEADSSKEDNVQTEAPQGSCSLKQLDAKPKNQVLAAYLSHDLPAAGQQSLRMISEVPTLPAEGQRKELGCEGSQEPPAAEPLQCVRQVDLCRVKKERVECDMSFTSVTCLRAGTASQAFAEVKLKGAGQIKQEGSVRCKSKRQHDGDARQAHKRLKCQAQDGEESPGKSGSRSVHGRKWRKHHDSPHELSKREGRTSLGSVKDHNSLRVKRKRRRPAKTEFPSPAHRGDSHEEGYLEKKPKNNFRDFIPVVLSSRTRSQSGSIAGSSASVTGECDVTGQEILPLLEEDPEEEEEEEEEEEEEEEEEEETSLKRRKLRKSHRTSRYHSRRARDRSLSERSSCYTRRTRELPWRVESPRQLWEPNEEEEDDSHIKRKKRRRQKSRKYQTGEYLTEREEERVGYPHRRRKSKADFRYRKQEESVKGKGTELRLRSRLSPSPRKSQGRPDFRNGFFLEHSDSSPVQEELEKPSGKRKCKTKHLAGICDEGKGKGCWNQPKMHSLKKPQDLWTLCKSRRVSPGSSPELPVAQDVPPGARRLIVNKNAGETLLQRAARLGYKDVVLYCLQKKSSDVNHRDNAGYTALHEACARGWIDILHILLEHGANVNCSAQDGTRPVHDAVANDNLETMWLLLSYGADPTLATYSGQTAVKLATSDVMKRFLSDYLSDLQGRTDGDPRTAWDFYSSSVLEGKDSIGCDLLLNPPGSSDQEEEEQEADNFMFEFSDKPLLPSYNLQVSVSRGPCNWFLFSDVLKRLKLSSRIFQARFPHFEIATLPKAEFQRQVSLSQVLVQEEVQESPEPAQGAAETVELVHYEPELLQLLGSVVEYQAWSS